The genomic window ACCCCTATCGTGCGGCGATCCGCGGCGATCAGCCCGTTTGACGACTGCTCCGCAACAGGCTCAGCGCCATCAGCGCGAGCAGGCCGACGCCGGCCAGCAGCAACGCCCAAAGACCGTAGCGTTTCCACTGTGTATCGGCTGTCGCGACAGTGGCGGGCACCGCTGCCGCCGGCGCCTGCAGCGTGCCCTTGAGCCGCGCCTCGCCCATGCTCGCCAGGCGCTTGGGCTCGTACCCGGGCACCAGGGTGGTCAGCGGCAGGCTGCCGTCATTGATCGAATCGCTGCCCACGGCCAGTTCGTAGGGTGCGCCGCCGCGGGCGAGGAACACCAGCTCGCTGGCGCGCACGCCGACGCTCAGGTGCGCGGTGGAACCGCCCAGACCGCCGCCGCGCGAGTCCACCTGCAGACGCAGTTGCCCCAGGCTGATGCCCGGCAGCTCCAGCTCTTCCTGGGTGATTTCCCCGCCCTGCCCCGGCAGGCGATACAGCACGCCGCGCGCCAGGGGCGTCCATTGCACATTGCCGTCGTGGCGGCCGGAGATCACCACCGGCGCCAGGGTGTTGTCCTGCTGCAGGGGAATCCGCACGCGCTCCACCGGCAGCGCCAGGGGCAGGCTCCAGCTGAATTCACCCTTGCTGTCGGCCTTGGCCGCCAGCGGCTCGGACCAGAGCATCGGCACCGGCCCGGTACTGCTGCGGCTGCCGCTGAGGGTGGCGCCGACCAGTTGCGCCGCCTGCTCCGGCGATTCCCACCACAGGCGCAGGTAGCGCGCCGTCTGGCCGGGCAGCGGGATGTCGTTCTGCTCGATGCGCTGGCCATTGAAGTCCAGCCGCGCCAGCTGGCCTTCGCCCAGCGAGCGCCAGTGTTCCAGGTCGTCGCTGGCCTCGATGCGCAGGCGCTGGAAGCCGTCGCCCTCCGCCGTCCAGTCCAGTTGCAGGCGGTCCAGCGGCAGGTCGCCGGAACCGGTTTCCAGCAGCCAGCCGCGCAGCACCTGGGTCTTGTCCTGCGCGGGTGCGTTCGGGGTGATCTCCAGGATGGTGCCGGTGGTGCTGCGAACGATCTTCAGGTTGTCGCCCGCAGCGCTGCCGGTGGCGCCGCGCAGCGGGAAGATGCGCGCCTGCACCTCGCTGCGCACCTGTTTCTCGCTGGCCGCGCTGGTACGCAGGCTATAAGGCAGTGCCTCGCCTTCGGCGTTGAAGATGCGCAGGTCGCGCAGGTCGCCATGGCGCGCGGCGAACAGGACCTCGATGGGCAGTTGCACGCGGTACCAGGGGCCGTTGCCGGACACCTCCAGCGGCACCCGGTGGGCGAAGTCCGCAGGCGCCGGCGCGGCACCGGCGGCGTTGCCCAACAGGCTCGCCGCGGCGAGCAGGACGAAGGATGTCAGCTTCATGCGCTGGGTTGCTCCTGTTGCAGGTGCTCTTGCGGCGCGGGCCGGCGTGGCGGCAGCGGCGCGAAGTAGCCGACGATCAGCATGAGGACGCCGACGCCGATGAAGGAAATGATGCGTTCCAGGCTGCCGCTGCTGGCGCGGTCGACGAAGAACAGCTTGGCCACGACCACGGCGATCAGCACCGCGCCGACCACCCAGAAGTCGCGGCGACCGCGCAGGTGCCCGACGATCATCAGGCCCAGGGCGATCAGCGCCCAGACGATGGACAGCCCGGCCTGCACCAGCATCGACTGGCCCAGCGCGTCGAACTCGAACGGCACGCCGCCCCAGTGGTGCGCGGTGCGGCACACGGCCATGGTCAACAGGGCGAACAGCGAGGCGCCCAGCAGCGCCTGCACCGGCAGGCGCAGGGTGGACTCGGCCACGCCCAGCTGCGGCAGGCCCAGGCGCGTCCACTGGAAGATTGCCGCCAGCACGATGAGCATGCCCAGCTCCAGGGGGTTCACCAACGGCAGGTAGGGCAGCGGGTCGGCCGCGCCGTTGCTGAACAGGTTGACCAGCCAGAACCAGCCCAGCAGCGCCGCCGCGACGGGCGCGGCGGCGATGGCGCGATACTCGCGCTCGAAGGCCGCCACCGGCCATGGCAAGCGCGCGACGCCGCCCATGAGGATCAGGAACAGGCTCGGTACCAGCGCCCAACCCAGCCAGCGCCAGGCGTTGTAGTGCTCGGCCAGGGCGAAGAACAGGTAGCGCAATTCCAGCGCCAGCACGCCGAGGATCAGCCAGCAGCCCAGCACGTGGGCGGCCTGTGCGGCACGCGGTGGCAGCCACTCGGCGAGGCGACGCAGGGTGAAGAAGTGCACCGCGAATACCGCCAGCCAGCCGAGCCAGCCCAGCTCCGCCAGCGGGTGATACTGCAGGTTCCAGGCGCTGGCCAGCGCCACCAGCGACACCGGCACCAGTGCCAGGCACAGCAGCGCCAGCGCGCGCCATTGCTCGCGGCGCGCCAGCAGCGACCAGAGGCCGACACTGAGCGCCGCCACCAGCAGCGCCACGTGCTCGCGCTTCTCACCGGGCACGAAGCGGGCAATCTCCCACAGGGCGGTCAGCGCCCACCAGCCGGCGCCCCACGCCAGCAGCAGGTGCGACAGTTGCGCCAGCCCCAACCCACCCAGCGCCAGGTTGCGCTCGCGCTCACTGGCCCGGTGCAGACGCCAGGCGCCGATCATCGCCGCCAGGGCCAGCACTGCTGGTGTCCAGAAGCCCATGTGCGCCAGCGGTTTCAGGCCTTCGCTGGGCAAATCGCCGAACAGCGCCGCGCCGCCGAAGAGGAAGGCCCCCGCACCGATCACCTGCAGCAGCAGGCCGAAAACGAACGCCGCGCGCTGCTGCAACTGCAGGCTCAGCCAGAGGATCAGCAGGCCGCTGCCGGCCCATACCGCGGCGGCGGTCTGCCAGGGCAGCACGAAGAGCACGGCGAGGTTGATGAAGGCCAGGCCCAGCAGCAGGACGACGCTCAGGCCGAGCATCAGCCGGCGGTCGTCGCGCACCATGGCATCGCGCGCGGCGATCAGCATGGCGGCGATCAGCGCCAGGCCGATCAGCGAGGCGGTCACCAGCCCGCGCCAGCCGGAGCCGAGAACGCCGCTGCCCTCGTCCGCGCCGTGCAGATGCAGGAGGAACACCGCCCCGCCCAGCAACTGCACCGCGAAGGCGCACGCCAGGAAGGTGCGCGAACGCAGGCGCAGTGCGGCAAACAGCGTGGCCAGGCCGGCCACGGCCCAGGCCATGGCGGTGCCGTCCGCGCCCAGCAACAGCGGCGCGATCAGGTAGAGGAAGGCCAGGCCAAAAGCTGCCAGCACCGGGCGGGCATTCGGCTCCCAGCTGCGCAGGGTTTGCGCGTCGGCAGTGCGCAGGTTCCAGAAACTGAACAGCAGCGCGACGCCGAGCATCAGCGCCCCCAGCGGTGCCCCGTCGAGCAGCGTCAGTGACTGCGGGTCGACGCGCAGTTCGCCGAGGAAGGCCAGCGCCGCGCCGATTTGCAGCAGCAGGGCGAAGATCCGCGCCAGCGGCCGCTGTTGACGCAAGCCGAGCCAGAAGATGCCGGCGCCTTCCACCGCCCAGGCGGCGGAGGTCCAGCGGGCGTCCAGGCCCAGCGGGATCGCCAGGGTGCCGAACACCACGCCCAGCGCCAGGCAGGTTTCCACCAGCAGCAGCGCGCGGCCGGCGGTACGCCCGGCCAGCAGGCGGGCGAGAAGCATGTAGAACAGGCCC from Pseudomonas sp. GCEP-101 includes these protein-coding regions:
- a CDS encoding DUF3999 domain-containing protein, yielding MKLTSFVLLAAASLLGNAAGAAPAPADFAHRVPLEVSGNGPWYRVQLPIEVLFAARHGDLRDLRIFNAEGEALPYSLRTSAASEKQVRSEVQARIFPLRGATGSAAGDNLKIVRSTTGTILEITPNAPAQDKTQVLRGWLLETGSGDLPLDRLQLDWTAEGDGFQRLRIEASDDLEHWRSLGEGQLARLDFNGQRIEQNDIPLPGQTARYLRLWWESPEQAAQLVGATLSGSRSSTGPVPMLWSEPLAAKADSKGEFSWSLPLALPVERVRIPLQQDNTLAPVVISGRHDGNVQWTPLARGVLYRLPGQGGEITQEELELPGISLGQLRLQVDSRGGGLGGSTAHLSVGVRASELVFLARGGAPYELAVGSDSINDGSLPLTTLVPGYEPKRLASMGEARLKGTLQAPAAAVPATVATADTQWKRYGLWALLLAGVGLLALMALSLLRSSRQTG
- a CDS encoding DUF2339 domain-containing protein — its product is MQWIFMLVGLVIGAAAGESITGAVLGAVAGLALGQTFALHSLKRENASLRGELKAFGARFDQGTQALYERLLQVERSASAQTPPAGSDAAAPPMPTPAAESEPEAEAPVSEPAAGDLDWNIELPTDEPAPAAAARVQAPIEWSDLVLEPMEKPAAQARAEAPDAQPQPAPAAPPLPPSPPAPSLFDRAFGAARDWLLGGNTVLRVGVVLLFLGLAFLLRYATEGMTLPPQGPYIGTAAAALALLGLGWWLRHRRPAYALILQGTGVAVLYLTVFASIKLYPAMNHGEVLIDPKAGFVLLVAVTLFSAMLAILQDAVGLAAAAALGGFAAPILASTGGGSHVALFSYFALLNAGIFAIAWFKAWRMLNLIGFFGTFGIGLAWGLRSYQPELFATTEPFLILFFLTYVAIGLLFARRRLREAAGAPEDDSREALLRWSARQTDYVDGTVLFGTPLVGFGLQYAIIQHLAFGAAFSALALGLFYMLLARLLAGRTAGRALLLVETCLALGVVFGTLAIPLGLDARWTSAAWAVEGAGIFWLGLRQQRPLARIFALLLQIGAALAFLGELRVDPQSLTLLDGAPLGALMLGVALLFSFWNLRTADAQTLRSWEPNARPVLAAFGLAFLYLIAPLLLGADGTAMAWAVAGLATLFAALRLRSRTFLACAFAVQLLGGAVFLLHLHGADEGSGVLGSGWRGLVTASLIGLALIAAMLIAARDAMVRDDRRLMLGLSVVLLLGLAFINLAVLFVLPWQTAAAVWAGSGLLILWLSLQLQQRAAFVFGLLLQVIGAGAFLFGGAALFGDLPSEGLKPLAHMGFWTPAVLALAAMIGAWRLHRASERERNLALGGLGLAQLSHLLLAWGAGWWALTALWEIARFVPGEKREHVALLVAALSVGLWSLLARREQWRALALLCLALVPVSLVALASAWNLQYHPLAELGWLGWLAVFAVHFFTLRRLAEWLPPRAAQAAHVLGCWLILGVLALELRYLFFALAEHYNAWRWLGWALVPSLFLILMGGVARLPWPVAAFEREYRAIAAAPVAAALLGWFWLVNLFSNGAADPLPYLPLVNPLELGMLIVLAAIFQWTRLGLPQLGVAESTLRLPVQALLGASLFALLTMAVCRTAHHWGGVPFEFDALGQSMLVQAGLSIVWALIALGLMIVGHLRGRRDFWVVGAVLIAVVVAKLFFVDRASSGSLERIISFIGVGVLMLIVGYFAPLPPRRPAPQEHLQQEQPSA